From Amphiprion ocellaris isolate individual 3 ecotype Okinawa chromosome 2, ASM2253959v1, whole genome shotgun sequence, a single genomic window includes:
- the LOC129347246 gene encoding uncharacterized protein LOC129347246 isoform X2: MGASYAPNYAGLFLGLWEERYVHSTENPFKQLIKYYGRYIDDLFFIFTGTTEQLQEFHQYLNSTNPNIKLSLEFSNKEINFLDLLISLDEQGSIHTSLFRKSTDRNTVLHAESFHPKSLIENIPFGQFQRLKRICNSQTDFNTQATEMQQRFVQRGYKAKTLSGALTRAKILDRRNLLIRRQRAPSQTKNRIFCTLQYSNMAYKIKNAITKNWSILACDPSLGPLFSEPPRFAFKKAPTLKDKIVKNYLPASKLETFFKKPIGTFRCGACVHCTQINRSTHFMDSTCTYTFKCRSFANCNTTHVVYRLDCVCGCFYIGRTKRKLKERFAEHKYAIRKGNMEYPIAKHFKNMTHTNINELTIMAIEVIENTPRGGDRLKRLLQRETFWIHSLKATVFPGLNEEIDFSPFL, from the coding sequence ATGGGGGCTTCATACGCCCCCAACTATGCGGGATTATTTTTGGGGCTATGGGAAGAGAGGTATGTGCACAGCACTGAAAACCCCTTCAAACAGCTCATCAAATACTATGGTCGTTACATTGATgaccttttcttcatttttactggtACAACAGAACAACTTCAAGAATTTCATCAATATTTAAACAGCACTAATCCTAACATCAAACTCAGTTTGGAATTcagcaacaaagaaataaacttctTGGACCTTCTAATATCACTGGATGAACAAGGCTCAATACACACATCTCTGTTCAGAAAAAGTACAGATCGAAAtactgttttacatgctgaatccTTCCATCCTAAGAGTCTCATTGAAAACATTCCATTTGGGCAATTTCAACGTCTCAAGCGCATCTGCAACTCTCAAACGGACTTCAATACCCAAGCTACGGAAATGCAACAGCGGTTCGTTCAAAGGGGCTACAAAGCAAAGACACTGAGTGGGGCTCTAACACGAGCAAAAATTTTGGACAGAAGAAATCTTCTCATAAGGAGACAGCGAGCtccatcacaaacaaaaaacagaattttctgtACTTTACAGTACAGCAACATGGCATACAAAATCAAAAACGCCATTACAAAAAACTGGTCCATACTGGCTTGTGACCCTTCACTGGGCCCCTTGTTCTCTGAGCCCCCCAGGTTTGCCTTTAAAAAAGCCCCCACCCTCAAGGACAAAATCGTCAAAAACTATTTGCCAGCATCAAAACTTGagacttttttcaaaaaacccaTTGGCACCTTCAGATGTGGGGCATGTGTCCATTGCACACAGATCAATCGTTCTACACATTTTATGGACTCTACATGCACCTACACTTTTAAATGTCGttcttttgcaaactgtaaTACAACACATGTGGTATACCGACTggactgtgtttgtgggtgtttttacattggtcgcacaaaaagaaaactgaaagagcgttttgcagaacacaaatatgctatccgtaaaggaaacatggaatatccgattgcaaaacatttcaagaacatGACCCACACAAACATTAATGAACTCACAATCATGGCAATTGAAGTTATTGAGAACACTCCCCGAGGGGGTGACAGGTTGAAAAGATTATTGCAGAGGGAAACCTTCTGGATCCACTCTTTGAAAGCAACTGTGTTCCCTGgactaaatgaagaaatagacttttctccgtttctgtaa
- the LOC129347246 gene encoding uncharacterized protein LOC129347246 isoform X1: MTQPSKNTLFFTQEEGRNIIVQDSLFCMENPGSPELPSYNELKRLLEKEKKLELHAITLSDYWRQNIIPRGLRINKFPSFGQDNLEFKQKWESVLNKCSFDLMLLLIDEAKNQREEIKQKIPEVKRKLSLVNVTQQQKEEAAITESKINDDIRELTKTITSTKMNKFQRDKKDYDEGAIYSWQRRHTRGPPRRGRTVSFSLPGSTTSEDEDRSDTSLAGSSHFLDKTRTPHSGAGRKHGGADGGGGKRQLRPRQPHQNYHHHHKRIVSTNKPRGLPWGLHTPPTMRDYFWGYGKREQLQEFHQYLNSTNPNIKLSLEFSNKEINFLDLLISLDEQGSIHTSLFRKSTDRNTVLHAESFHPKSLIENIPFGQFQRLKRICNSQTDFNTQATEMQQRFVQRGYKAKTLSGALTRAKILDRRNLLIRRQRAPSQTKNRIFCTLQYSNMAYKIKNAITKNWSILACDPSLGPLFSEPPRFAFKKAPTLKDKIVKNYLPASKLETFFKKPIGTFRCGACVHCTQINRSTHFMDSTCTYTFKCRSFANCNTTHVVYRLDCVCGCFYIGRTKRKLKERFAEHKYAIRKGNMEYPIAKHFKNMTHTNINELTIMAIEVIENTPRGGDRLKRLLQRETFWIHSLKATVFPGLNEEIDFSPFL; the protein is encoded by the exons ATGACACAGCCATCTAagaacacattattttttaccCAAGAGGAAGGACGCAATATTATTGTACAAGACTCTTTATTCTGCATGGAAAACCCAGGCTCACCTGAACTACCTTCTTACAATGAACTTAAAAGACTTcttgagaaagaaaagaaactggaGTTACATGCAATAACGCTATCCGACTACTGGCGGCAGAACATCATACCTCGTGGGCTCCGGATAAATAAATTTCCATCCTTTGGACAAGATAACcttgaatttaaacaaaaatgggaGTCCGTACTAAATAAATGCTCTTTTGACCTGATGCTATTACTGATTGATGAGGCAAAAAATCAAAGAGAAGAAATCAAACAGAAGATACCGGAAGTAAAACGGAAGTTGTCACTTGTCAACGTGACACAACAACAGAAGGAGGAAGCAGCTATcactgaaagtaaaataaacgaCGACATACGTGAGCTGACAAAGACCATCACAAGTACAAAAATGAATAAgtttcaaagagacaaaaaagattaTGATGAAGGAGCCATCTATTCTTGGCAGCGCCGGCACACCCGGGGACCACCGAGACGCGGCCGTACAGTCTCATTCAGCTTACCGGGCAGCACCACAAGTGAGGACGAGGACCGCTCTGACACAAGTCTGGCTGGTTCTTCTCATTTTTTAGACAAAACCCGGACACCTCACAGTGGCGCAGGAAGAAAACACGGCGGGGCAGACGGGggaggaggaaaacgacagCTGAGACCTCGACAGCCCCATCAAAattaccaccaccaccacaaacG GATCGTCTCTACCAACAAACCAAGGGGACTGCCATGGGGGCTTCATACGCCCCCAACTATGCGGGATTATTTTTGGGGCTATGGGAAGAGAG AACAACTTCAAGAATTTCATCAATATTTAAACAGCACTAATCCTAACATCAAACTCAGTTTGGAATTcagcaacaaagaaataaacttctTGGACCTTCTAATATCACTGGATGAACAAGGCTCAATACACACATCTCTGTTCAGAAAAAGTACAGATCGAAAtactgttttacatgctgaatccTTCCATCCTAAGAGTCTCATTGAAAACATTCCATTTGGGCAATTTCAACGTCTCAAGCGCATCTGCAACTCTCAAACGGACTTCAATACCCAAGCTACGGAAATGCAACAGCGGTTCGTTCAAAGGGGCTACAAAGCAAAGACACTGAGTGGGGCTCTAACACGAGCAAAAATTTTGGACAGAAGAAATCTTCTCATAAGGAGACAGCGAGCtccatcacaaacaaaaaacagaattttctgtACTTTACAGTACAGCAACATGGCATACAAAATCAAAAACGCCATTACAAAAAACTGGTCCATACTGGCTTGTGACCCTTCACTGGGCCCCTTGTTCTCTGAGCCCCCCAGGTTTGCCTTTAAAAAAGCCCCCACCCTCAAGGACAAAATCGTCAAAAACTATTTGCCAGCATCAAAACTTGagacttttttcaaaaaacccaTTGGCACCTTCAGATGTGGGGCATGTGTCCATTGCACACAGATCAATCGTTCTACACATTTTATGGACTCTACATGCACCTACACTTTTAAATGTCGttcttttgcaaactgtaaTACAACACATGTGGTATACCGACTggactgtgtttgtgggtgtttttacattggtcgcacaaaaagaaaactgaaagagcgttttgcagaacacaaatatgctatccgtaaaggaaacatggaatatccgattgcaaaacatttcaagaacatGACCCACACAAACATTAATGAACTCACAATCATGGCAATTGAAGTTATTGAGAACACTCCCCGAGGGGGTGACAGGTTGAAAAGATTATTGCAGAGGGAAACCTTCTGGATCCACTCTTTGAAAGCAACTGTGTTCCCTGgactaaatgaagaaatagacttttctccgtttctgtaa
- the LOC129347246 gene encoding uncharacterized protein LOC129347246 isoform X3, with amino-acid sequence MGIVSTNKPRGLPWGLHTPPTMRDYFWGYGKREQLQEFHQYLNSTNPNIKLSLEFSNKEINFLDLLISLDEQGSIHTSLFRKSTDRNTVLHAESFHPKSLIENIPFGQFQRLKRICNSQTDFNTQATEMQQRFVQRGYKAKTLSGALTRAKILDRRNLLIRRQRAPSQTKNRIFCTLQYSNMAYKIKNAITKNWSILACDPSLGPLFSEPPRFAFKKAPTLKDKIVKNYLPASKLETFFKKPIGTFRCGACVHCTQINRSTHFMDSTCTYTFKCRSFANCNTTHVVYRLDCVCGCFYIGRTKRKLKERFAEHKYAIRKGNMEYPIAKHFKNMTHTNINELTIMAIEVIENTPRGGDRLKRLLQRETFWIHSLKATVFPGLNEEIDFSPFL; translated from the exons ATGGG GATCGTCTCTACCAACAAACCAAGGGGACTGCCATGGGGGCTTCATACGCCCCCAACTATGCGGGATTATTTTTGGGGCTATGGGAAGAGAG AACAACTTCAAGAATTTCATCAATATTTAAACAGCACTAATCCTAACATCAAACTCAGTTTGGAATTcagcaacaaagaaataaacttctTGGACCTTCTAATATCACTGGATGAACAAGGCTCAATACACACATCTCTGTTCAGAAAAAGTACAGATCGAAAtactgttttacatgctgaatccTTCCATCCTAAGAGTCTCATTGAAAACATTCCATTTGGGCAATTTCAACGTCTCAAGCGCATCTGCAACTCTCAAACGGACTTCAATACCCAAGCTACGGAAATGCAACAGCGGTTCGTTCAAAGGGGCTACAAAGCAAAGACACTGAGTGGGGCTCTAACACGAGCAAAAATTTTGGACAGAAGAAATCTTCTCATAAGGAGACAGCGAGCtccatcacaaacaaaaaacagaattttctgtACTTTACAGTACAGCAACATGGCATACAAAATCAAAAACGCCATTACAAAAAACTGGTCCATACTGGCTTGTGACCCTTCACTGGGCCCCTTGTTCTCTGAGCCCCCCAGGTTTGCCTTTAAAAAAGCCCCCACCCTCAAGGACAAAATCGTCAAAAACTATTTGCCAGCATCAAAACTTGagacttttttcaaaaaacccaTTGGCACCTTCAGATGTGGGGCATGTGTCCATTGCACACAGATCAATCGTTCTACACATTTTATGGACTCTACATGCACCTACACTTTTAAATGTCGttcttttgcaaactgtaaTACAACACATGTGGTATACCGACTggactgtgtttgtgggtgtttttacattggtcgcacaaaaagaaaactgaaagagcgttttgcagaacacaaatatgctatccgtaaaggaaacatggaatatccgattgcaaaacatttcaagaacatGACCCACACAAACATTAATGAACTCACAATCATGGCAATTGAAGTTATTGAGAACACTCCCCGAGGGGGTGACAGGTTGAAAAGATTATTGCAGAGGGAAACCTTCTGGATCCACTCTTTGAAAGCAACTGTGTTCCCTGgactaaatgaagaaatagacttttctccgtttctgtaa
- the LOC129347246 gene encoding uncharacterized protein LOC129347246 isoform X4, translating to MTQPSKNTLFFTQEEGRNIIVQDSLFCMENPGSPELPSYNELKRLLEKEKKLELHAITLSDYWRQNIIPRGLRINKFPSFGQDNLEFKQKWESVLNKCSFDLMLLLIDEAKNQREEIKQKIPEVKRKLSLVNVTQQQKEEAAITESKINDDIRELTKTITSTKMNKFQRDKKDYDEGAIYSWQRRHTRGPPRRGRTVSFSLPGSTTSEDEDRSDTSLAGSSHFLDKTRTPHSGAGRKHGGADGGGGKRQLRPRQPHQNYHHHHKRIVSTNKPRGLPWGLHTPPTMRDYFWGYGKRGMCTALKTPSNSSSNTMVVTLMTFSSFLLVQQNNFKNFINI from the exons ATGACACAGCCATCTAagaacacattattttttaccCAAGAGGAAGGACGCAATATTATTGTACAAGACTCTTTATTCTGCATGGAAAACCCAGGCTCACCTGAACTACCTTCTTACAATGAACTTAAAAGACTTcttgagaaagaaaagaaactggaGTTACATGCAATAACGCTATCCGACTACTGGCGGCAGAACATCATACCTCGTGGGCTCCGGATAAATAAATTTCCATCCTTTGGACAAGATAACcttgaatttaaacaaaaatgggaGTCCGTACTAAATAAATGCTCTTTTGACCTGATGCTATTACTGATTGATGAGGCAAAAAATCAAAGAGAAGAAATCAAACAGAAGATACCGGAAGTAAAACGGAAGTTGTCACTTGTCAACGTGACACAACAACAGAAGGAGGAAGCAGCTATcactgaaagtaaaataaacgaCGACATACGTGAGCTGACAAAGACCATCACAAGTACAAAAATGAATAAgtttcaaagagacaaaaaagattaTGATGAAGGAGCCATCTATTCTTGGCAGCGCCGGCACACCCGGGGACCACCGAGACGCGGCCGTACAGTCTCATTCAGCTTACCGGGCAGCACCACAAGTGAGGACGAGGACCGCTCTGACACAAGTCTGGCTGGTTCTTCTCATTTTTTAGACAAAACCCGGACACCTCACAGTGGCGCAGGAAGAAAACACGGCGGGGCAGACGGGggaggaggaaaacgacagCTGAGACCTCGACAGCCCCATCAAAattaccaccaccaccacaaacG GATCGTCTCTACCAACAAACCAAGGGGACTGCCATGGGGGCTTCATACGCCCCCAACTATGCGGGATTATTTTTGGGGCTATGGGAAGAGAGGTATGTGCACAGCACTGAAAACCCCTTCAAACAGCTCATCAAATACTATGGTCGTTACATTGATgaccttttcttcatttttactggtACAACAGAACAACTTCAAGAATTTCATCAATATTTAA
- the LOC129347246 gene encoding uncharacterized protein LOC129347246 isoform X5 has product MTQPSKNTLFFTQEEGRNIIVQDSLFCMENPGSPELPSYNELKRLLEKEKKLELHAITLSDYWRQNIIPRGLRINKFPSFGQDNLEFKQKWESVLNKCSFDLMLLLIDEAKNQREEIKQKIPEVKRKLSLVNVTQQQKEEAAITESKINDDIRELTKTITSTKMNKFQRDKKDYDEGAIYSWQRRHTRGPPRRGRTVSFSLPGSTTSEDEDRSDTSLAGSSHFLDKTRTPHSGAGRKHGGADGGGGKRQLRPRQPHQNYHHHHKR; this is encoded by the exons ATGACACAGCCATCTAagaacacattattttttaccCAAGAGGAAGGACGCAATATTATTGTACAAGACTCTTTATTCTGCATGGAAAACCCAGGCTCACCTGAACTACCTTCTTACAATGAACTTAAAAGACTTcttgagaaagaaaagaaactggaGTTACATGCAATAACGCTATCCGACTACTGGCGGCAGAACATCATACCTCGTGGGCTCCGGATAAATAAATTTCCATCCTTTGGACAAGATAACcttgaatttaaacaaaaatgggaGTCCGTACTAAATAAATGCTCTTTTGACCTGATGCTATTACTGATTGATGAGGCAAAAAATCAAAGAGAAGAAATCAAACAGAAGATACCGGAAGTAAAACGGAAGTTGTCACTTGTCAACGTGACACAACAACAGAAGGAGGAAGCAGCTATcactgaaagtaaaataaacgaCGACATACGTGAGCTGACAAAGACCATCACAAGTACAAAAATGAATAAgtttcaaagagacaaaaaagattaTGATGAAGGAGCCATCTATTCTTGGCAGCGCCGGCACACCCGGGGACCACCGAGACGCGGCCGTACAGTCTCATTCAGCTTACCGGGCAGCACCACAAGTGAGGACGAGGACCGCTCTGACACAAGTCTGGCTGGTTCTTCTCATTTTTTAGACAAAACCCGGACACCTCACAGTGGCGCAGGAAGAAAACACGGCGGGGCAGACGGGggaggaggaaaacgacagCTGAGACCTCGACAGCCCCATCAAAattaccaccaccaccacaaacG GTGA